One part of the Andrena cerasifolii isolate SP2316 chromosome 4, iyAndCera1_principal, whole genome shotgun sequence genome encodes these proteins:
- the Dh31 gene encoding diuretic hormone class 2, with product MQQGVVSLCIILAILGLFVSSTPSADAAPQQSYWSQFDEEDPESLMEILARLGHTIMRNPEVENNKRGLDLGLSRGFSGSQAAKHLMGLAAANYAGGPGRRRRSEQP from the exons ATGCAGCAGGGAGTTGTATCGTTATGCATTATTCTGGCGATCCTCGGTCTTTTCGTATCCTCGACCCCTTCGGCGGATGCGGCACC GCAACAGAGCTACTGGAGCCAATTCGACGAAGAAGACCCGGAATCGCTGATGGAGATACTCGCCCGGCTCGGTCATACTATCATGCGCAACCCAGAAGTGGAGAA CAACAAACGGGGCTTGGATCTGGGCTTGAGCCGTGGATTCAGCGGCTCGCAAGCGGCGAAACACTTGATGGGACTGGCGGCAGCGAATTACGCCGGAGGGCCTGGTCGACGACGTCGTTCCGAGCAACCCTAA
- the LOC143368267 gene encoding lysosomal acid phosphatase-like isoform X2, which translates to MEEETKERSSRGRRLIRRKLGVGLTVTMLGIGIGSVLFAYAAFASVDSGAARNQTMPIRQAIFVFRHGDRTPTETYPNDPHRNYQWQGGWGALTKRGMLEMYNVGRWIRDKYGSIIGPKYESSLSLVQSSYADRCIMSAQSLLAGLYPPTPEEIFVPELNWRPVPVHSTPRHLDKILVMKAPCPRLERALEEAYANESARLESVSAEYYQQLSAHTGQKIATITDIEFLYNTLEIEERSGLTLPEWTSKYYNQQMREIAARSLGIFTSNTLQQRLRGGPLLKEILSHMQALKSNKRGRQAYLYSAHDITLVNLLRTMGFTSEYFKPEYGATLVFQLHDTPSFSSFRFFQLMYLNDTDTVTPHPMNIPNCSAPCLLGTLASLWKDVLPDNWDEECLL; encoded by the exons AtggaagaagaaacgaaagagcgaTCTAGTCGCGGTCGTCGGTTAATCAGAAGGAAACTAGGCGTTGGTTTAACGGTGACGATGCTCGGGATCGGCATCGGTTCCGTATTATTCGCGTACGCGGCGTTTGCCTCCGTAGACAGCGGCGCCGCGCGCAACCAGACCATGCCCATTAGACAAGCGATATTC GTTTTTCGACACGGCGATCGGACTCCCACGGAAACTTATCCGAATGATCCACACCGGAACTACCAATGGCAAGGTGGCTGGGGAGCTCTGACCAAG AGAGGGATGCTTGAAATGTACAACGTTGGCCGGTGGATCCGCGACAAGTACGGCTCGATAATTGGCCCCAAGTACGAGAGCAGCCTGTCGTTGGTACAAAGCAGCTACGCGGATCGATGCATAATGTCCGCGCAATCATTGCTGGCTGGTTTGTATCCGCCAACCCCGGAGGAAATCTTCGTGCCAGAGTTGAACTGGAGACCCGTGCCTGTCCATTCCACCCCCAGACATTTGGATAAG ATTCTCGTGATGAAGGCGCCCTGCCCGCGATTGGAGCGGGCTTTGGAGGAAGCGTACGCAAACGAATCTGCGCGACTGGAGTCCGTATCAGCTGAATACTATCAACAACTCTCCGCCCATACGGGACAAAAAATCGCTACCATCACCGACATCGAGTTTCTGTACAATACTCTGGAAATAGAGGAACGAAGCGGCTTGACATTGCCGGAATGGACAAGCAAATACTACAATCAGCAAATGCGTGAAATCGCGGCTCGAAGTTTGGGCATATTCACCAGTAACACGTTGCAACAACGACTCCGCGGAG GGCCGTTGCTGAAAGAAATTCTAAGTCACATGCAAGCTTTGAAAAGTAACAAACGCGGGAGGCAAGCCTATCTATATTCCGCGCATGACATAACGCTGGTCAATTTACTGAGAACCATGGGCTTCACCAGTGAATACTTTAAACCGGAGTACGGCGCGACACTCGTCTTCCAGTTGCACGATACACCCAGCTTCTCCTC GTTTCGCTTTTTCCAGCTGATGTACCTGAACGATACAGACACAGTTACGCCGCATCCCATGAACATACCAAACTGCAGCGCGCCTTGCCTACTCGGAACTTTGGCGAGTCTATGGAAAGACGTGCTTCCCGATAACTGGGACGAGGAATGTCTCCTGTGA
- the LOC143368267 gene encoding lysosomal acid phosphatase-like isoform X1: MEEETKERSSRGRRLIRRKLGVGLTVTMLGIGIGSVLFAYAAFASVDSGAARNQTMPIRQAIFVFRHGDRTPTETYPNDPHRNYQWQGGWGALTKRGMLEMYNVGRWIRDKYGSIIGPKYESSLSLVQSSYADRCIMSAQSLLAGLYPPTPEEIFVPELNWRPVPVHSTPRHLDKILVMKAPCPRLERALEEAYANESARLESVSAEYYQQLSAHTGQKIATITDIEFLYNTLEIEERSGLTLPEWTSKYYNQQMREIAARSLGIFTSNTLQQRLRGGPLLKEILSHMQALKSNKRGRQAYLYSAHDITLVNLLRTMGFTSEYFKPEYGATLVFQLHDTPSFSSSDAEVKLMYLNDTDTVTPHPMNIPNCSAPCLLGTLASLWKDVLPDNWDEECLL; encoded by the exons AtggaagaagaaacgaaagagcgaTCTAGTCGCGGTCGTCGGTTAATCAGAAGGAAACTAGGCGTTGGTTTAACGGTGACGATGCTCGGGATCGGCATCGGTTCCGTATTATTCGCGTACGCGGCGTTTGCCTCCGTAGACAGCGGCGCCGCGCGCAACCAGACCATGCCCATTAGACAAGCGATATTC GTTTTTCGACACGGCGATCGGACTCCCACGGAAACTTATCCGAATGATCCACACCGGAACTACCAATGGCAAGGTGGCTGGGGAGCTCTGACCAAG AGAGGGATGCTTGAAATGTACAACGTTGGCCGGTGGATCCGCGACAAGTACGGCTCGATAATTGGCCCCAAGTACGAGAGCAGCCTGTCGTTGGTACAAAGCAGCTACGCGGATCGATGCATAATGTCCGCGCAATCATTGCTGGCTGGTTTGTATCCGCCAACCCCGGAGGAAATCTTCGTGCCAGAGTTGAACTGGAGACCCGTGCCTGTCCATTCCACCCCCAGACATTTGGATAAG ATTCTCGTGATGAAGGCGCCCTGCCCGCGATTGGAGCGGGCTTTGGAGGAAGCGTACGCAAACGAATCTGCGCGACTGGAGTCCGTATCAGCTGAATACTATCAACAACTCTCCGCCCATACGGGACAAAAAATCGCTACCATCACCGACATCGAGTTTCTGTACAATACTCTGGAAATAGAGGAACGAAGCGGCTTGACATTGCCGGAATGGACAAGCAAATACTACAATCAGCAAATGCGTGAAATCGCGGCTCGAAGTTTGGGCATATTCACCAGTAACACGTTGCAACAACGACTCCGCGGAG GGCCGTTGCTGAAAGAAATTCTAAGTCACATGCAAGCTTTGAAAAGTAACAAACGCGGGAGGCAAGCCTATCTATATTCCGCGCATGACATAACGCTGGTCAATTTACTGAGAACCATGGGCTTCACCAGTGAATACTTTAAACCGGAGTACGGCGCGACACTCGTCTTCCAGTTGCACGATACACCCAGCTTCTCCTCCTCCGACGCCGAAGTGAAG CTGATGTACCTGAACGATACAGACACAGTTACGCCGCATCCCATGAACATACCAAACTGCAGCGCGCCTTGCCTACTCGGAACTTTGGCGAGTCTATGGAAAGACGTGCTTCCCGATAACTGGGACGAGGAATGTCTCCTGTGA
- the LOC143368260 gene encoding EH domain-containing protein 3-like, translating into MFSWLGREDSSRQDLFENVTEGLKKIYKSKLLPLEQHYQFHDFHSPQLDDPDFDAKPMILLVGQYSTGKTTFIKYLLERDFPGIRIGPEPTTDRFITVMYEEKEGVIPGNALVVDPNKQFRPLSKFGNAFLNRFQCSMVASPVLKGISIVDTPGILSGEKQRVDRGYDFTGVLEWFAERVDRIILLFDAHKLDISDEFRRSIEALRGHDDKIRIVLNKADMIDHQQLMRVYGALMWSLGKVLQTPEVARVYIGSFWDQPLRYDVNKRLFEDEEHDLFKDMQSLPRNTALRKLNDLIKRARLAKVHAYIISALRKDMPSVFGKDAKKKELIKNLGQIYDQIQRERQISPGDFPDLKKMQECLAHHDFTKFNTLKPKLLEVVDKMLADDIAKLMAMIPHEEIGTASESLVKGGAFEGVEDQVSPFGYKRGEGIDAGAGEPEWIVNKKRHKYDTTFNELDPCDGKITGAAAKSEMMKSKLPNSVLGKIWNLSDIDGDGFLDSDEFALAMHLISVKLQGHDLPAQLPDHLVPPSKRDI; encoded by the exons ATGTTCAGTTGGCTAGGCCGGGAAGACAGCAGCAGACAAGACCTCTTTGAAAATGTCACGGAAGGTCTTAAAAAGATATACAAGTCGAAATTGCTACCCCTGGAACAGCATTATCAGTTCCACGACTTTCATTCCCCGCAACTCGATGATCCGGACTTTGACGCCAAGCCTATGATCCTTTTGGTGGGCCAATACTCTACCGGCAAAACTACTTTCATCAAGTATTTGCTAGAACGGGACTTTCCTGGCATAAGAATCGGCCCTGAACCAACAACAGATCGCTTCATTACAGTTATGTACGAAGAGAAAGAGGGCGTGATACCTGGGAATGCTTTAGTCGTCGATCCCAATAAACAGTTtcgtccactttccaaatttgGTAACGCGTTCCTTAATAGATTCCAATGTTCTATGGTAGCATCTCCAGTCTTGAAAGGAATATCCATCGTCGATACGCCGGGTATCTTATCCGGCGAGAAGCAAAGG GTTGACAGAGGCTATGATTTCACCGGTGTTTTGGAATGGTTCGCCGAACGAGTTGACAGAATTATATTACTATTCGACGCCCATAAACTTGACATTTCCGATGAATTTAGGAGATCTATAGAAGCGCTACGTGGTCACGATGACAAAATTAGGATAGTTCTGAATAAAGCCGATATGATCGATCATCAGCAACTTATGAGAGTGTACGGCGCGTTGATGTGGTCTCTCGGGAAAGTTTTACAAACACCTGAAGTAGCAAGGGTATACATTGGATCATTTTGGGACCAGCCCCTGAGATACGATGTAAATAAAAG ATTATTCGAAGACGAGGAACATGATTTGTTCAAGGATATGCAATCGTTGCCAAGAAATACAGCACTTAGAAAGCTGAATGATCTGATTAAACGTGCACGGTTAGCAAAG GTACACGCTTATATAATCAGCGCCTTAAGAAAGGATATGCCTAGTGTGTTCGGCAAAGATGCGAAAAAAAAGGAGCTCATAAAAAATCTCGGTCAAATTTACGATCAAATACAAAGAGAACGGCAAATCTCACCTGGCGACTTCCCAGATTTGAAGAAGATGCAGGAATGCTTAGCGCATCACGATTTTACTAAATTCAACACGTTGAAGCCGAAATTATTGGAGGTGGTCGATAAAATGCTGGCCGATGATATCGCGAAACTCATGGCCATGATACCACACGAAGAAATCGGTACAGCGTCAGAGTCGCTCGTCAAAG GAGGCGCGTTTGAAGGAGTAGAAGATCAAGTAAGTCCGTTCGGGTATAAACGGGGAGAAGGTATCGATGCTGGAGCCGGAGAACCAGAATGGATCGTCAACAAAAAGAGACATAAATACGACACGACCTTCAATGAACTCGATCCATGTGATGGAAAAATTACGGGTGCAG CGGCCAAGTCGGAAATGATGAAATCTAAATTACCAAACAGCGTGCTTGGGAAAATTTGGAATCTATCCGACATCGATGGGGATGGATTCCTGGACTCGGATGAATTTGCCTTGGCGATGCATTTAATTTCCGTTAAACTCCAAGGCCACGACCTTCCTGCACAATTACCGGATCACTTGGTACCACCATCCAAGCGAGACATATAA